TTAGGAGAAAAGCGTCTTAAGTTAGAGAAAGAGCAACTGATTAGTTTAATTAAATCAAAATTAAGTAATATAAAGGATGTCTAACATAGATGAATTTTAGAATGTAATATAATATCACTATGATTAACTAGATTTAATTAGAAAGTGTAAAAGAGAAAGGAGAAACAGAATACATGGAGAATTTAAAAGAAAAATTACAAATGATAGCACAGAATGAATATGCTATACCTGATGAAATAAATTTAGAAAAGTTAATTGAATCAATGCTAGAGAACATAGGAAGTTTAGATTCTGAACTAAGGGATAATCTAATTTATTCTACATTAGCGAGATGGATAGGAAATCAAAAGATTGAAAAAGAAATGTTGAAGAAAATTATAAATGTAGTTCTTGATGACAAGCATTTGTTTTATAAAATTGATTCAAAGGATGAGACAGCAGTATTTACAAGGTCTTTTTCCATATTGATAGTAGCATTAATTATCTATTCTCATCGTAAAGAAAAATTATTTAATAAACAAGAAGTTAGAGATATATATAGAAAAGTTACACAGTACTTTAAAGATGAAAATGATTTGCGTGGATACGTAGCAGAGTATGGATGGGGACACTCCGTAGCTCATACAGCTGATGCACTTGATGAATTAGCAATGTGTGAAGAAATTGGAATTGATGAACTTAAGAATATGCTTGAAAATATTAAATATAAAGTGAGCACAGGAACTTATGTATATGTTCATGAAGAAGATGAGAGGTTAGTAACAGCTATAATAAGTATTATTTCAAGAAAGGTTATTATAGAAAATGAATTAATAACATGGATAGAATCATTCTTAGAATTGGAAGACCTTGATGATTCCATGAGGAACTATCTTAAAAATTTAAATATAAAGAATTTTATGCGTAGTTTATACTTTAGATTATTAAATACAGGTGAAAACAAAAAGCTAATAGATGTAATAATTCGAGTACTAAAATGAGTTATTAGAATTTAATCAATTTCAGCGAAAAAAACATAATTATAAAATAGTTCAATATATAAAAACCATAAATAAAATAGAAAATATTGAAGATTATTATTCATATGAATATGATAATAAAAGGGGTGGATGGGATTCTTTAAATTATTTACTTGATAAGAGAATAATAAAAAATTTAGATGAATATTTTAAATTGGTGGAATTAAGTAAAGAAAAATTACTTTTTAAAAGTCCTAAGGAAGTAATAAAAACAATTAAAAATGCAGGAGGATATTCATTTTTAGCTCATCCAAGTGCATATGAAAATGGAGAGATTACGGAATTGATGGAATTGAGTGCTTTTCTCCATATTTAAGAAATTTAGAAGATTCAGGTTATTATTTAGATTTTTGTAAGTATAATAACATGTTAGTTTCAGCAGGCTCAGATTGTCATGGGGAATTCAATAACAGGACATTAGGCATACCATCAGTTAATTTTAATGAAGTGAGGTTGGACTTTATTACTATATAATCATATAAGATGATTTATCTTATAAAACATTAATTAAAGGAGGGTTAGTATGAGAACTATTATATCTATGTCTTTTCTTACCATACTATACTTAGGATTAAGTTATTTATTAGGGGTAACTAAGGTAATGTTTATTTTAGCAGCTACTTTTTTTATTATGGCAACTTTGTTTTCTTATAATAAACAATATTATGATAAGTATTTCATGCTTATTAATCCTAAACAACATAAAATTATTTATGAAAAGCATGAAAGATTCAGAAAGAAACATAGATTAACAAGTATCATAAGTTTTTATATTTTATCGATTATAATGTTTATAAATGGAATAATTGGAATAGAGAGTAATTTACCTAACGAATATTTATTAACAATAAGAGATTTTATCATTGTAGCTGGAATCATGTTAATTATTGGGATTATAGTATATCTTACAGATAATTATATTCTTAAAAAAAGTAAATATAATAGAGAATATATAATTTGGTCTATTTTACTTAGTTTAGTTATAGTAGGAATAGTGTTTGTCGCTATAGAATGGGTTATTTTTATCTAGTAAATATAAAATTAATACATTAAGGATGTTGGGAATCTTTAGACAGTTACAAGAAAAGTTTATATTATGAGGGGGAGATCATGTTGAAAAAAATTTTTTACAATATTTGTAATTGCTATTACAATAGTGTTTTTTTCTGGTTGTTCAAACAACACAGGTATATCTAAATTACTCAGGAAGGAAGGTATTAAACCTTATGAATTGTCAGAAAGTGATATTTATCTTCTTCAGACATTAGAAATTCAAGATGATATAAATATAATATCTTTTAAAGCTCCTAAAAATGCAAAAAGTCTTAAATTAAATGTTTATGTCTTAAATAGTAACAATAATTGGGATGTTATAGGAGGGGGGCAGGTATATGCTGAGCCAGATTCTAGATTAGAAGGGACATTTGCAATGATGCTTAAAGATAACCATGCAATAAATTTTAATATTAATACAATAGGAAGAGTTTCATATCAAACTGATGCATTAAAAATGGAGAATGAAATTTCAGCATCTTCGAAAAGTTTTTTGAGGGATTTTCAAAGGATTGAAATTAATAAAGAACTACCTCTTGCTATTATGATTTATGACAGTGGTACTATGATGAGAGCGTATTCTCTAGAAAATTTCTTTTCACCTTCAAGGTTTAAAGAAATGGACTTAGTTCAAGCAGTCACATTGACTTTTACTGATTAAAACAATCAGCATATATTCATCATAAATGTAAGTCAAAGAAAGGAAAAATATATGAATATTATTGAAGATATATACAAAGAACTATTTAAACTTGGCTTATCTGAAACCAATCATATTGATTTACAAAAAATACGAGATAAAGATGGAATTTATCTATTTAGAGTTAATTATAAAAATAAATATTTTATAATCAAGTATTTTTTCAAAGAAGAATATAAAAGAGAAATAAAAAATTACTCTATTTTTAAAGAACTAAACATATCAACGATTAAAGTGTTTACCCATACAGATAGAAGTATTTTACTAGAAGACTTAGAAAGAAGTGAAAATTATAGATTAGGAGTAAGGTCTGATTTATCAGATATTGAAGTAGCAAAGTTATTAGCAGAATGGTATGTAGACTTACATAATAAAGGCGAAAAATATATAGATGAGAATTGTGATAATTTCTATAGAGAAATTGATATTATTACAAAAGAAAATGTTGAACTTGTAAAAGACAGATCCAATACTAGGGGTTACAAAGTATGGAACATAATACTTGATAACTATGATTTAATTTTTAATAAAATTGAAGAACTTGAAAAAACTCTAACATATAATGACTTTTATTGGACTAATCTTGCGGTGAGTAATCATAGAAAAAAGGCAATAATGTTTGACTATAATTTATTAGGAATAGGTTATAGATATAGTGACATTAGGAATGTATGCTCATCATTATCGGAAGAAGCTGGAAAAGTATTTATAAAAGAATATGGTAATATTAATGAAACTGAAAAAGTAATGGATGATGGTCTTTCAATTCTTATTACTTTAATACTTGCATATAAAAGATCTAAATTTCCTGAATGGGCTAAGGAATCTTTAAAGGCAGTTTTTAACGGAGAATTAGAAAAAACTTTTAAAAAGATAACAAAATATTAGAATACGTATATTTTATTTTTCAATTTTATTATACGAATGGTATGAAAATTATGCAAAATTATTTTGAAACGAATAAAAAGAAGTGGAACGAACGAGTTGATAGTCATGTTAAGTCACAACATTATAATGTTGACAGGTTCATAAATGGTAATTTTACACTTAAAGAAATTGATCTCAATTATATTGGTAATTTTAATAATGAACTGATCCTTGAAAGTTTTAACGAATATCCTTATTCAACAGATAAAAAATATCCATCTATGGTTGAAAGGAAGATAAGCATTGGAAACTTACTGAATATAATATTCCTCTATGTTGTATTTAGTGAAATACATGAAAAAATAAAAATGGTTAAAAATAATATTTAATTTTTAAGAGTCAGAAAGGAGTATATTATTGAATATAAATATTAGAAATAAGACTGTATTTAAGATGCTTGAATTATGTAAAAGACATAAAAAAGGAAAATTATATAGAGAAGAATTGGAAGATTTATTAGAACACGATGATTATAAAGTTGAATTTGAAAGGTACAATACTAAAGGACTTCCAATTACAAATATTACAAAAGAAGAGTTTGTCGATTATTTTATTAATTTACAACAACTTGACACTAAAGATATTCAAAATGAAAGACTTAGAATTCATCATATTCAGTATAAATATTTTTTTAATAATTTAGATTTTTATGAAAAAGAAATAAAAAAATTATTATTAATTGATGAATCTATCGTTAAGGAAGGACTTAAATATACTATCAATGGATTACCTTCATATATAAACTTTGACAGCTTAGATGTTATATTTACGATAAGTATAGGCAATAGCTTTGGTTGGCCATATAAAAACTGTATTCATTTTGATGTTTTATCGTTTTTTAAATTATGCAATATAAACGATTTAAAACTATTTAAATCGTTTATTGGACATGAAGTACATCATATAGGTTATAATAAATTTTCACAAGAAGTAAATATAAGTAAATTCAATCCTGAAGAGTATCTTTATTATTTTTTAGCATTTGAAGGACTTGCTGTTAAGTACTGTAATAATGGACAAGGAATTTTAACAAAGAAGATATATAATGATCTAGAACAAAATGTTGGGATGGACACTTTTACATGGAATTATCTGAGAGATGAGTTTTATGATATTTTTAATGAATTTAAGTCTCAGATACAGTTAATTCGAATAGGTAAAATAAAAGATTTAGATGATATTAAAGAAATAATATCAGAATATTGGTTAAATTCATGTACAAAACTACAAGAAAAAGAAGAGGTCCCTAAATTAAAACATTCTAAAAATTATTATTTTGGAAATGAAATTTGGGGTTTAATACATGACATATATGGAAAAGAAAAAGTATTTGAAGTCCTTAAAAAACCTAAAGAATTTCCAAAGGAGTTTAATAAAGCTTTAAACCAAATAGGTAGAACAGATTTAATTATATAGGTTATATTTTTATAAGTATAAGATTTTAAAAATAGTTGATAATAAATTACTTTTTCTTTTATTGAAAGTATAAGAGAATAGATTAGTTACAAAGAATAATAAACAACTAAGTTTTTAATTAAATATATAGTAGGTAGATATAATTTTAATCCTGAAGATGAAGAAATTAATGACATCAAATTTATTAAGAAAGAAAAATTTGTAGAATATAATAAACTATAGTGATGTTATACTAAATTTTAAGAATAAAAAGGAGAAAGCAAATATGTTTAAAGAAGAACTTGTTAGATTACTTAATGAAAAAAGTAATAATAATGAATTTAGTGGAGTTGTTTTAATAAAAAAATCAGATAAAGAAATATTTTCTGGATCATATGGATATGCAAATAGAAGCTGGGGTATTAAAAATTCAATAGAAACAAGGTTTAGAGTAGGTTCTATATCAAAGATGTTTACAGCAGTAGCAATTATACAACTAATAGAAAATGAAAAACTTAATTTTGATACAAGTGTTGTTAAATATTTGGAATTAGATGATACAAAAATACCTGAAGGAGTAACTATACATAATTTATTAACACATACATCGGGTATAGCTGACTACTTCGATGAAAATGGAAGTGATTATGAATGGGAGAAACTTTGGTCTGAAAAACCTATTTATAGTTTTAAAAAGTTATCTGATTATATTCAATTATTTGCTTATGATGAACCTATATATAACGTTGGAGAAAAGTTTCAATATAATGGAGCAGGATATATTTTGTTAGGGCTTATTATAGAAAAAGCATCAGGAGTATCATATTTTGATTATGTAAGAAAGAATATATTTTCTAAATTAAATATGAATGATACAGATTTTATAAGCTTAGATGAAGTATATGATAATGTGGCAGAAGGTTATGAGCCTATAGAAATTGAAGAAGATAACATGGTTCTTTGGAAGAAAAATATTTACACAGCTACTCCTGTGCCAGCTTCTGATGGTGGTGCAACATCAACTGCATATGACCTTATAAATTTTGTACAATCTCTAAGAACTACAAAAATACTAGGAGAAGATATGACTAATAAGATTCTTATGCCACATGTATTAGATGAAGGTTCAAATGGATTTAGAGATTATGTATGGAAATATGGATATGGAAATTGGTTTATTTTGGATAAAGACAACAATGTAATTCGTGGTGGACATACTGGAGAAGAGTATGGAGTTAGTTGTAGATTATATTATTATCCATTCTTTAATATTGATGTTGTCATACTAGGAAATCAAGGGTGGTGTGCAGGGTCTCTTGGATGGGATATTCATGACATGATTATAAAAAGTAAACTATAGATCAATTATCATTTCATGTCAATAACATTATCGTTGTATTGCAAAGATACATGCTGTATGTTAAAATTTAAATAATCATTGTGAAAATGAGTGAAATTATTACATAAATAGTAAACTTTCAATTATTAAATAGATAAATCTTGAAAATATAAACAAAGTTAGATACAATTCTAGTTATAAGAAGAATTTAAGTACTATTACTAAATCTTCTAACCCTAGAGCTAATTTTAATGGTAGGGTTTGTATATTAAATTGTAAAGGAGAAAATATTATGATACCAACACCACATATTGAAGCAAAAAATAAGAATGAAATTGCAAAAACTGTTTTGATGCCAGGGGATCCCTTGAGAGCAAAGTTTATAGCAGATACATTTTTAGAAGATGTAAAGCAGTTTAATGGAGTACGAAATGTTTTGGGATATACTGGTACTTACAAAGGAAGAAGAATTTCCGTTATGGCAAGTGGCATGGGGATGCCTAGTATAGGGATTTACTCCTATGAGCTTTATAAATTTTATGATGTAGAAAATATTATTCGAATTGGATCTTGTGGAGGTTATACTCCAGATGTAAAATTATATGATGTAATATTAGCAAAGGATGCTTGGAGTGAATCTAGTTATGCTAAAGTACAAGGTGGTTATGAAAGTGACACTATTGAAGGTACTCCAGAATTAAACCAGCGTCTTGTAAAGTATGCAAATGAATTAGGAATTCCAATGCATATAGAAAGAATTCATTCTTCTGATGTTTTTTATAGACAAAATTTTGAAGAATATAAAGAGATTTATAATAAGTATGGCTGTGTAGCTGTAGAGATGGAAGCTTTTTCTCTTTTCCATAATGCAAAAGTACTTGGAAAAAAAGCAGCATGTTTACTTACTGTATCTGACAATTTAGAAACTAAAGAAGAAACAACTTCTGAAGAAAGGCAAAATGCATTCACTAATATG
The genomic region above belongs to Senegalia massiliensis and contains:
- a CDS encoding DUF2785 domain-containing protein, with the translated sequence MENLKEKLQMIAQNEYAIPDEINLEKLIESMLENIGSLDSELRDNLIYSTLARWIGNQKIEKEMLKKIINVVLDDKHLFYKIDSKDETAVFTRSFSILIVALIIYSHRKEKLFNKQEVRDIYRKVTQYFKDENDLRGYVAEYGWGHSVAHTADALDELAMCEEIGIDELKNMLENIKYKVSTGTYVYVHEEDERLVTAIISIISRKVIIENELITWIESFLELEDLDDSMRNYLKNLNIKNFMRSLYFRLLNTGENKKLIDVIIRVLK
- a CDS encoding DUF5700 domain-containing putative Zn-dependent protease — its product is MNINIRNKTVFKMLELCKRHKKGKLYREELEDLLEHDDYKVEFERYNTKGLPITNITKEEFVDYFINLQQLDTKDIQNERLRIHHIQYKYFFNNLDFYEKEIKKLLLIDESIVKEGLKYTINGLPSYINFDSLDVIFTISIGNSFGWPYKNCIHFDVLSFFKLCNINDLKLFKSFIGHEVHHIGYNKFSQEVNISKFNPEEYLYYFLAFEGLAVKYCNNGQGILTKKIYNDLEQNVGMDTFTWNYLRDEFYDIFNEFKSQIQLIRIGKIKDLDDIKEIISEYWLNSCTKLQEKEEVPKLKHSKNYYFGNEIWGLIHDIYGKEKVFEVLKKPKEFPKEFNKALNQIGRTDLII
- a CDS encoding serine hydrolase domain-containing protein, translated to MFKEELVRLLNEKSNNNEFSGVVLIKKSDKEIFSGSYGYANRSWGIKNSIETRFRVGSISKMFTAVAIIQLIENEKLNFDTSVVKYLELDDTKIPEGVTIHNLLTHTSGIADYFDENGSDYEWEKLWSEKPIYSFKKLSDYIQLFAYDEPIYNVGEKFQYNGAGYILLGLIIEKASGVSYFDYVRKNIFSKLNMNDTDFISLDEVYDNVAEGYEPIEIEEDNMVLWKKNIYTATPVPASDGGATSTAYDLINFVQSLRTTKILGEDMTNKILMPHVLDEGSNGFRDYVWKYGYGNWFILDKDNNVIRGGHTGEEYGVSCRLYYYPFFNIDVVILGNQGWCAGSLGWDIHDMIIKSKL
- the deoD gene encoding purine-nucleoside phosphorylase, translated to MIPTPHIEAKNKNEIAKTVLMPGDPLRAKFIADTFLEDVKQFNGVRNVLGYTGTYKGRRISVMASGMGMPSIGIYSYELYKFYDVENIIRIGSCGGYTPDVKLYDVILAKDAWSESSYAKVQGGYESDTIEGTPELNQRLVKYANELGIPMHIERIHSSDVFYRQNFEEYKEIYNKYGCVAVEMEAFSLFHNAKVLGKKAACLLTVSDNLETKEETTSEERQNAFTNMMKIALEMAE